In Lujinxingia sediminis, a single genomic region encodes these proteins:
- a CDS encoding sensor histidine kinase — protein MLVATLALVAVGVEQLHTTAARQQLIAEATRHARTLSQIAPRERTPALVALGNQSDVLFAGDVAPDGAPTTTPSFGRYAGRPALFAEVSGVWVVLDTTEAQARADAGQRALLLYLGLTLLFTMLVGYAFFSFVVMRPLRAIGVATRRAAGGDLASPIKVLPRNEFGEVGRSFNQMLQTLDAQRAELQERVDALERAHLELRQTQSSLIRSEKLAGIGQLAAGVAHEIGNPLAAVMGYVDLLGDRDLDEESAAEVVARTQSQLSRMRGIIRQLLDYSRPDPHAEPEAVALRPIIEEALELARLSRGGRHCTLKLHAPDPLRPAYAVPGELSQIVVNLLLNALDAMRQADIAEPHLQVELHHTDDALCIDILDNGPGIPPELRERIFEPFFSTREPGEGTGLGLAIALRLAERVGGTLTLGQRLLDGHISGAHFQLRLQPAGD, from the coding sequence GTGTTGGTTGCAACTCTGGCGCTGGTGGCTGTGGGCGTGGAGCAGCTGCACACCACGGCGGCTCGCCAACAGCTCATCGCCGAGGCCACCCGCCACGCCCGCACCCTCTCGCAGATCGCGCCACGTGAGCGTACGCCCGCCCTGGTCGCGCTTGGCAACCAATCCGACGTGCTCTTCGCCGGTGATGTCGCCCCCGACGGGGCTCCGACAACCACCCCGAGCTTCGGGCGTTACGCCGGACGTCCGGCGCTCTTTGCCGAAGTATCGGGCGTGTGGGTGGTGCTCGATACCACCGAGGCACAGGCGCGCGCCGACGCCGGCCAGCGCGCCCTGCTCCTCTACCTGGGGCTGACGCTGCTTTTTACCATGCTGGTCGGCTATGCCTTCTTTTCCTTTGTGGTGATGCGCCCCTTGCGCGCCATTGGCGTGGCGACGCGGCGGGCCGCCGGCGGCGATCTGGCGAGCCCTATCAAAGTGCTGCCTCGCAATGAGTTCGGGGAGGTCGGTCGAAGTTTCAATCAGATGCTGCAAACACTTGACGCCCAGCGCGCCGAACTCCAGGAGCGCGTTGATGCGCTGGAGCGCGCTCACCTCGAACTTCGCCAGACCCAGAGCTCCCTTATCCGCTCCGAGAAGCTCGCCGGTATCGGCCAGCTTGCCGCCGGTGTGGCGCACGAGATCGGCAACCCGCTGGCCGCGGTGATGGGCTATGTCGATCTTCTGGGCGATCGCGACCTCGACGAGGAAAGCGCCGCCGAGGTCGTCGCGCGCACCCAATCCCAGCTCTCGCGTATGCGCGGGATCATCCGCCAGCTCCTCGACTACAGCCGCCCCGACCCTCACGCCGAACCCGAGGCCGTGGCGCTTCGACCGATCATCGAGGAGGCGCTTGAGCTCGCACGCCTAAGCCGCGGCGGCCGTCACTGCACACTCAAGCTGCACGCGCCCGACCCGCTTCGACCGGCCTACGCCGTCCCCGGGGAGCTCAGCCAGATCGTAGTTAACCTGCTCCTCAACGCCCTTGATGCCATGCGCCAGGCCGACATCGCCGAGCCTCACCTTCAGGTCGAGCTTCACCACACCGACGACGCACTGTGCATCGATATCCTCGACAACGGCCCGGGCATCCCGCCAGAACTTCGCGAGCGCATCTTTGAGCCCTTCTTCTCCACCCGAGAGCCCGGCGAGGGCACGGGGCTGGGGCTTGCTATCGCGCTGCGTCTGGCTGAGCGCGTCGGTGGCACATTAACCCTGGGCCAACGCCTGCTGGACGGCCACATCAGCGGTGCCCACTTCCAACTTCGACTTCAGCCGGCCGGGGATTGA
- a CDS encoding prepilin peptidase: protein MSVDVFFYLLTAFAFMLGAVVGSFLNVVIYRVPAGLSVVRPGSRCPHCETPIAWYDNIPILSWLILRARCRRCKVHIPARYALVELLMGVLSAGLWLKVSWRHVAMLGEPWRAGFPPPVASLEQLPWSSMGIAFGLYFIFIAMLVVITFVDLDHYLIPHEFTLPTIAIGIVATLLLNSEKVMSPGSMTSFFPPVTLSMSLIGAVVGAVVVLAIFYLYFAARGVEGIGGGDLTLMALMGAWLGWPALIFIFFAASVQGLIAAGLGTLLGAGFVRDSREILAEDDPREVARRAREAAGAGLADETAAPSPADDAPQADAPDNEEGGGLAVPFGPFIVLAGLEFFFFGEFIPMYLSMSYLYYGL from the coding sequence ATGTCCGTCGACGTCTTCTTTTACCTGCTCACAGCCTTCGCCTTTATGCTGGGCGCGGTGGTGGGGAGTTTTCTCAACGTGGTGATCTACCGCGTCCCGGCGGGACTTTCGGTGGTGCGTCCGGGCAGCCGATGTCCGCATTGCGAGACGCCGATCGCCTGGTACGACAACATCCCCATCCTCTCGTGGCTCATATTAAGGGCCCGTTGCCGCCGCTGTAAGGTGCATATCCCGGCGCGCTACGCGCTGGTCGAGCTTTTGATGGGCGTGCTCTCGGCCGGACTATGGCTGAAAGTCTCGTGGCGGCATGTGGCGATGCTGGGCGAACCCTGGCGAGCAGGCTTTCCGCCCCCGGTGGCCAGCCTGGAGCAGCTCCCCTGGAGCTCGATGGGGATTGCGTTTGGGCTCTACTTTATCTTCATCGCGATGCTGGTGGTGATCACCTTTGTGGACCTGGATCACTACCTGATCCCGCATGAATTTACGCTTCCTACCATCGCGATCGGCATCGTTGCGACGCTGCTTCTCAACAGCGAAAAGGTGATGAGCCCGGGCTCGATGACGAGCTTTTTCCCGCCGGTGACCCTCTCGATGAGTCTTATCGGCGCGGTGGTGGGCGCGGTGGTGGTGCTGGCGATCTTCTACCTCTACTTCGCCGCCCGCGGGGTGGAGGGCATCGGCGGGGGGGATTTAACGCTGATGGCACTGATGGGTGCCTGGCTGGGCTGGCCGGCGCTGATTTTCATCTTCTTTGCAGCCAGCGTGCAGGGCTTGATCGCCGCCGGCCTCGGCACCCTTCTGGGCGCGGGGTTTGTGCGCGACTCCCGCGAGATCCTCGCCGAAGATGATCCTCGCGAGGTCGCCCGTCGTGCTCGCGAAGCGGCCGGCGCCGGCCTCGCCGATGAGACTGCTGCGCCCTCCCCCGCCGACGATGCTCCCCAGGCCGATGCCCCGGACAATGAGGAAGGAGGCGGACTTGCCGTGCCCTTCGGTCCCTTCATTGTGCTGGCCGGACTGGAGTTTTTCTTCTTCGGGGAGTTCATCCCGATGTACCTCTCAATGAGCTACCTCTACTACGGGCTCTGA
- a CDS encoding HD domain-containing phosphohydrolase, with translation MVRDEVPSGEIRPVRVLVVDDESTIRDVLVDFLGMEGYDVLAVPTAEKALIALNERPFDVALIDLQMPGMNGIELMEQVCRNHPWALPLMMTGYGTVETAIAAMKVGAYDYLLKPFKVDDVIRVIERGLEKKRLERENVRLKELVDLYDVTEQLGKSLAEAHVHDLLVETIGVQAEADVVGLWRPNAPGSELLEEGARWLDASNSAPGLAFLAGLTPEVITGLCSTTSARVLHGDAIAGLGLSTRPLPRSIFCAPLCANDQLLGILIAARFEPRPAFRESKRKLLAIMVGRAAAAMDNARLYGDLQQTFKQTIQALANILEDRDPYTRGHSERVSRYARQIAVGLGLEPDEVERIADSALMHDIGKLGIRFEELNKADPLTESEYEMFKSHTTRGKWILQPIRFLHPLIPGVYHHHERWDGRGYPVGLSGEEIPLMARILAVADTYDAMTSHRAYRRALPHEVAMQEIESCSGSQFDPAIVEVFVREMSRHRRDQSSKAERWRALLDPADEEPGPDKPGSSATG, from the coding sequence ATGGTGCGCGACGAAGTTCCCTCCGGGGAGATCAGGCCGGTTCGAGTACTGGTGGTCGACGATGAGTCGACCATCCGCGACGTGCTCGTCGACTTTCTGGGGATGGAGGGCTACGACGTGCTCGCCGTGCCCACCGCCGAGAAAGCGCTGATCGCTCTTAACGAGCGCCCGTTTGATGTGGCTCTCATCGATCTGCAGATGCCCGGGATGAACGGCATCGAGCTCATGGAACAGGTCTGCCGCAACCACCCCTGGGCGCTTCCGCTGATGATGACCGGCTACGGCACCGTGGAGACCGCGATCGCCGCGATGAAGGTCGGTGCCTACGACTACCTGCTTAAGCCTTTTAAGGTCGATGATGTCATCCGCGTGATTGAGCGCGGCCTGGAGAAAAAGCGTCTGGAGCGCGAAAACGTGCGCCTCAAAGAGCTTGTCGATCTCTACGACGTCACCGAGCAGCTGGGAAAGAGCCTGGCCGAGGCTCACGTCCACGACCTTCTGGTGGAGACCATCGGCGTTCAGGCCGAGGCCGACGTGGTGGGGTTGTGGCGACCGAACGCTCCGGGGAGCGAGCTTCTGGAAGAGGGCGCGCGCTGGCTCGATGCGTCGAATAGCGCGCCGGGGTTAGCGTTTCTGGCCGGCCTCACACCGGAGGTTATCACCGGGCTGTGCTCCACGACGAGCGCGCGGGTACTGCACGGTGACGCGATCGCCGGGCTCGGGTTGAGCACGCGTCCCCTGCCGCGCTCGATCTTCTGTGCGCCGCTCTGCGCCAATGATCAACTTCTGGGGATCTTGATCGCCGCGCGCTTTGAGCCGCGCCCCGCCTTCCGCGAGAGCAAACGTAAACTTCTGGCGATCATGGTCGGGCGCGCCGCCGCGGCGATGGATAACGCGCGCCTCTACGGCGACCTGCAGCAGACCTTCAAGCAGACCATTCAGGCGCTGGCCAACATCCTCGAAGATCGCGATCCCTACACCCGCGGCCACTCCGAGCGGGTCAGCCGTTATGCGCGCCAGATCGCAGTCGGTCTGGGGCTGGAACCCGATGAGGTCGAGCGCATCGCCGACAGTGCCCTGATGCACGACATCGGCAAGCTGGGCATCCGCTTTGAAGAGCTCAACAAAGCCGATCCCCTCACCGAGTCGGAGTATGAGATGTTCAAGAGCCACACCACGCGTGGAAAGTGGATCTTGCAGCCGATTCGTTTTCTGCACCCGCTCATCCCCGGGGTCTATCACCACCACGAGCGCTGGGATGGCCGCGGCTACCCGGTGGGATTGAGTGGAGAGGAGATCCCCCTGATGGCGCGTATCCTGGCGGTAGCAGACACCTATGATGCGATGACCTCGCACCGCGCCTACCGCCGGGCGTTGCCCCACGAGGTGGCGATGCAGGAGATCGAGAGCTGCTCCGGCTCGCAGTTCGATCCGGCAATCGTCGAGGTGTTCGTGCGCGAGATGAGTCGGCATCGCCGTGACCAGAGCTCCAAGGCTGAGCGCTGGCGCGCGCTGCTGGACCCGGCTGATGAGGAGCCCGGCCCCGATAAGCCGGGCTCGTCGGCGACCGGTTGA
- a CDS encoding sigma-70 family RNA polymerase sigma factor: protein MLKLNEFNRSDSDSPKNEGFEETALTHLDELYATALRYTKNEKDAEDLVQETFIKAYTNWHRFEQGTNCRAWLFTILTNTFINKYRRKKKEREILNADDLRPIEENFFDRERTEFYNSPERESVQKSFTSELQDALEQLSDEFRTVVVLADLNDFSYKEIAHILDCPVGTVMSRLFRGRKMMRELLVETAYERGIIRDMEPFLHEESNRTRRSVRREKLNAIKEERDDDAVEAAS, encoded by the coding sequence ATGCTCAAGCTCAACGAATTCAATCGCTCCGACTCCGACTCCCCCAAAAACGAGGGGTTCGAGGAGACGGCCCTCACCCACCTCGATGAGCTCTACGCCACGGCGTTGCGCTATACCAAAAACGAGAAAGACGCCGAGGATCTCGTCCAGGAGACCTTCATCAAGGCCTACACCAACTGGCATCGCTTCGAGCAGGGCACGAACTGCCGCGCCTGGCTCTTTACGATCCTCACCAACACCTTCATCAACAAGTACCGCCGTAAGAAGAAAGAGCGTGAGATCCTCAACGCCGATGATCTTCGCCCCATCGAAGAGAACTTCTTCGATCGCGAGCGTACCGAGTTCTACAACAGCCCGGAGCGCGAGTCGGTTCAGAAGAGCTTTACCAGCGAGTTGCAGGACGCCCTGGAGCAGCTCAGCGACGAGTTCCGCACCGTGGTGGTGCTCGCTGACCTCAACGACTTCTCCTACAAGGAAATCGCCCACATTCTGGACTGCCCGGTGGGTACGGTGATGAGCCGGCTCTTCCGCGGACGCAAAATGATGCGCGAGCTGCTGGTGGAGACGGCCTATGAGCGGGGCATCATCCGCGATATGGAGCCCTTCCTTCATGAGGAGTCCAACCGCACCCGTCGCTCGGTGCGACGCGAGAAGCTCAACGCCATCAAAGAAGAGCGTGACGACGACGCGGTGGAAGCTGCCTCCTGA
- the gyrA gene encoding DNA gyrase subunit A, with translation MTDSVSIIPINIEEEIRQSYMDYAMSVIIGRALPDVRDGLKPVHRRILFAQHELGNRWNAAYKKSARIVGDVIGKYHPHGDSSVYDALVRLAQDFNMRVPLVDGQGNFGSVDGDPAAAMRYTEVRMARVAQELLSDIDKETVEWIPNYDDTIEEPAVLPTRIPNLLINGSSGIAVGMSTNIPPHNLGEVIRGTLALIENPEIDVEGLMQHIPGPDFPTAGIMYGARGLRDAYAEGRGIIKMRARAIIEEDEKRGKSSIVVTELPYQVNKARLIEKIAELARDKRIEGITDLRDESDRDGMRIVIELRRDMIPAVVLNNLYKMTAMQSSFGIIMLAIVHGQPRIMSLKEVLNHFIDFRRDVVTRRTIFELRKAEERAHILEGLKIALDHLDEVIALIRASASPNEAREGLMSRFALSERQSQAILDMRLQKLTGLERDKILEELAEVLAEIDRLRGILADEKKLMAVIIEELNEVLEAYADERRTEILHNVTELSDLDLIAEEDMVVTLSHAGYIKRTPLSEYRAQHRGGRGKRGMDTKDEDFVTDMFVASTHTNLLIFTSVGKVYKLMVHELPQGSRTTRGKAVINLLPITQDEKIKAILPFEEFEEGRYIVTATRQGVIKKTDLMAYANVHVGGIIALGFKDEDDELISVRATGGDDRIFLASSDGQAICFHEEDVRPMGRVAAGVYGMRFREGDTLVGMDVVPAGDDHSTILTITERGYGKRTLLDEYPLQRRGGKGVVTIKTNERNGMLVGIRVVDDTNELMMITDKGQVLRTRVEQISTYGRNTQGVRVMSLDDDELVVSIAALVAEEEDEELEGEELAEAGEGAEIQGDESPEQAASTGEESAEEEPGEDS, from the coding sequence ATGACGGATTCGGTCAGCATCATTCCGATCAATATCGAAGAAGAGATCCGCCAGTCCTACATGGACTACGCCATGAGCGTGATCATCGGGCGCGCATTGCCCGACGTTCGCGACGGGCTGAAGCCGGTGCACCGGCGCATCCTCTTTGCGCAGCATGAGCTGGGCAACCGCTGGAACGCCGCCTACAAGAAGTCGGCGCGTATCGTCGGTGACGTCATCGGTAAGTACCACCCCCACGGCGACTCCTCGGTCTATGATGCGTTGGTGCGTCTTGCCCAGGACTTCAACATGCGCGTGCCGCTTGTCGACGGCCAGGGCAACTTCGGCTCGGTCGACGGCGACCCGGCCGCGGCCATGCGTTATACCGAAGTGCGTATGGCGCGCGTCGCTCAGGAGCTTTTGAGCGACATCGACAAAGAGACCGTCGAGTGGATCCCCAACTACGATGACACCATCGAAGAGCCGGCGGTTCTGCCCACGCGTATCCCCAACCTGCTGATCAACGGCTCCTCCGGGATCGCCGTCGGGATGAGCACCAACATCCCGCCGCATAACCTTGGCGAAGTGATTCGGGGCACGCTGGCGCTGATTGAGAACCCGGAGATCGATGTCGAAGGGTTGATGCAGCACATCCCCGGCCCCGACTTCCCCACCGCCGGCATCATGTACGGCGCGCGTGGTCTGCGTGACGCCTACGCCGAGGGCCGCGGCATCATCAAGATGCGCGCCCGCGCGATCATCGAAGAGGACGAGAAGCGCGGCAAGAGCTCCATCGTCGTCACCGAGCTGCCCTACCAGGTCAACAAGGCGCGTCTCATTGAGAAGATCGCCGAGCTGGCCCGTGACAAGCGCATCGAAGGCATCACCGACCTGCGCGATGAGTCCGACCGCGACGGCATGCGCATCGTCATTGAGCTTCGCCGCGACATGATCCCGGCGGTCGTGCTCAACAACCTCTACAAGATGACGGCGATGCAGTCGTCCTTTGGCATCATCATGCTGGCGATCGTTCACGGTCAGCCCCGCATCATGAGCCTCAAGGAGGTGCTCAACCACTTCATCGACTTCCGCCGCGATGTGGTGACGCGCCGCACCATTTTTGAGCTGCGTAAGGCCGAGGAGCGTGCCCATATCCTGGAAGGCCTCAAGATCGCGCTCGACCACCTCGATGAGGTGATCGCGTTGATTCGCGCCTCGGCCTCGCCCAACGAGGCCCGCGAGGGGCTGATGAGCCGCTTCGCGCTGAGTGAGCGTCAGTCGCAGGCGATTCTCGATATGCGCCTGCAAAAGCTCACCGGTCTGGAGCGCGACAAGATCCTCGAAGAGTTGGCCGAGGTGCTCGCTGAGATCGATCGTCTGCGAGGCATCCTGGCCGACGAGAAGAAGTTGATGGCCGTCATCATCGAGGAGCTCAACGAAGTACTCGAGGCCTACGCCGATGAGCGTCGCACCGAGATCCTGCACAACGTCACCGAGCTCTCCGACCTCGATCTGATCGCCGAAGAAGACATGGTGGTCACCCTCAGCCACGCCGGCTACATCAAGCGTACCCCCCTCAGCGAGTACCGCGCTCAGCACCGTGGCGGCCGTGGAAAGCGGGGCATGGACACCAAAGACGAAGACTTCGTCACCGATATGTTCGTGGCCTCGACCCACACCAACCTGCTCATCTTCACCTCGGTGGGTAAGGTCTACAAATTGATGGTCCACGAGCTGCCGCAGGGCTCGCGCACCACGCGCGGCAAAGCCGTGATCAACCTGTTGCCGATCACGCAAGATGAGAAGATCAAGGCCATCTTGCCCTTTGAGGAGTTTGAAGAGGGGCGCTACATCGTCACCGCCACGCGTCAGGGCGTGATTAAGAAGACCGATCTGATGGCGTACGCCAATGTGCACGTCGGCGGTATCATCGCGCTGGGCTTCAAAGACGAGGATGATGAACTCATCAGCGTGCGCGCTACCGGCGGAGATGATCGCATCTTCCTTGCGAGCAGCGATGGCCAGGCGATCTGCTTCCACGAGGAGGATGTGCGTCCGATGGGGCGCGTGGCCGCCGGTGTCTACGGGATGCGCTTCCGCGAGGGCGATACGCTGGTGGGAATGGACGTGGTTCCCGCAGGCGATGACCACTCCACCATCCTCACCATCACCGAGCGGGGCTATGGAAAACGCACGCTGCTCGATGAGTATCCGCTGCAGCGCCGCGGTGGCAAAGGTGTGGTCACCATTAAGACCAACGAGCGCAACGGCATGCTGGTGGGCATCCGCGTGGTCGACGACACCAATGAGCTGATGATGATCACCGATAAGGGCCAGGTTCTGCGCACCCGCGTCGAGCAGATCTCAACCTACGGACGCAACACGCAGGGCGTGCGCGTCATGAGCCTGGACGACGATGAGCTGGTCGTCTCCATCGCGGCGCTGGTCGCCGAGGAGGAAGACGAGGAGCTCGAGGGTGAGGAACTCGCAGAGGCCGGGGAAGGTGCGGAGATTCAGGGCGATGAAAGCCCCGAGCAGGCCGCCTCAACCGGTGAAGAATCCGCAGAGGAAGAGCCCGGCGAAGACAGTTAA
- a CDS encoding AtpZ/AtpI family protein codes for MASPPEDESRHSTRNPWLVAGAIGALGFEFVGLVLGGAFIGTRLDAHFETAPVLLLVSMAVAMLSAGWHVWKISQRFLKTQGED; via the coding sequence ATGGCCTCTCCACCAGAAGACGAGTCGCGTCACTCCACCCGCAATCCCTGGCTTGTGGCAGGCGCGATCGGAGCCCTGGGCTTTGAGTTTGTAGGACTTGTACTCGGCGGTGCATTTATCGGCACCCGACTCGATGCCCACTTTGAAACGGCCCCGGTGTTGCTTCTGGTGTCCATGGCGGTGGCGATGCTCAGCGCCGGGTGGCATGTCTGGAAGATCTCGCAACGGTTTTTGAAAACACAAGGTGAAGACTGA
- the atpB gene encoding F0F1 ATP synthase subunit A, with protein sequence MADYTFLDLIPAFAEQEHGEGWNHIFGDPVLNPSAAVGITHVVFTGVLVLLITVLALVASRRYRKRDEALIPVGKFSVAGFFEVLFEAVMGMMSDLMGEKAAKKFFPLIASLAVFIYLGNLMGLVVGFAPPTSNLNTGLACAIVVFLVYNVSGFMEQGFGYIKHFMGPILLLAPLIFIIELVGHAFRPVSLAVRLTGNMTGDHMVLGVFGDLAAGIFGIPLLIPVPFLFLGLLVCTIQALVFSLLSSIYIALAIEHEDH encoded by the coding sequence ATGGCTGATTATACGTTTTTAGACCTCATTCCCGCGTTTGCCGAACAAGAACACGGAGAGGGATGGAATCACATCTTCGGCGACCCTGTGCTGAATCCCTCGGCCGCGGTCGGTATCACTCACGTGGTGTTCACCGGTGTACTGGTGCTGCTGATTACGGTGCTCGCACTTGTCGCCAGTCGCAGGTACCGAAAGCGCGACGAAGCCCTGATCCCTGTGGGTAAATTCTCGGTGGCCGGATTCTTCGAGGTGCTCTTCGAAGCGGTGATGGGCATGATGAGCGACCTGATGGGCGAGAAGGCTGCTAAGAAGTTCTTCCCGCTGATCGCGTCGCTGGCGGTCTTTATTTACCTGGGCAACCTGATGGGGCTGGTCGTGGGCTTTGCGCCGCCGACTTCAAACCTCAATACGGGGCTGGCCTGCGCGATTGTCGTCTTCCTGGTTTACAACGTCTCCGGTTTCATGGAGCAGGGATTCGGCTATATCAAACATTTCATGGGGCCGATTCTCTTGCTGGCTCCCCTGATCTTTATCATCGAATTGGTGGGACACGCCTTCCGCCCGGTCAGTCTTGCAGTGCGACTTACCGGTAATATGACCGGGGACCACATGGTCCTGGGCGTGTTTGGGGACCTGGCCGCCGGGATCTTCGGAATTCCTCTTCTGATCCCGGTACCGTTCCTCTTCCTGGGCTTGCTGGTTTGCACCATTCAGGCGTTGGTCTTCAGCCTGTTGTCCAGCATCTACATCGCCCTTGCCATTGAGCACGAAGACCATTAA
- a CDS encoding ATP synthase F0 subunit C, with protein MLKKSTITFLSTFAIVALWSTSAFAQGTAAAADNVFTTYAWLGAASAFGVSLAALGGSLGQGRAAAAALEGIARNPGAAGKLFTPLILGLALIESLVIYAFVISILMVLNIDITAAL; from the coding sequence ATGCTGAAGAAAAGCACGATCACGTTTTTGAGCACGTTCGCAATTGTCGCACTCTGGAGCACCTCGGCGTTTGCCCAGGGTACCGCTGCTGCGGCCGATAACGTCTTCACGACCTACGCATGGTTGGGCGCCGCTTCGGCCTTCGGCGTGAGTCTTGCCGCGCTGGGTGGTTCGCTGGGTCAGGGTCGCGCTGCTGCCGCCGCCCTGGAAGGTATCGCTCGCAACCCGGGCGCCGCCGGTAAGCTCTTCACTCCGCTGATTCTGGGTCTGGCCCTGATCGAGTCGCTCGTGATCTACGCGTTCGTTATCTCGATTCTGATGGTCCTTAACATCGACATCACCGCGGCGCTCTAA
- a CDS encoding tetratricopeptide repeat protein, which produces MYPEVAAEPEHEADKTSIAARPNIHELLNSMNQNKAAAQNAAPPVEDEVAKTEVMSGAELPDFSSMFGDVGGDQTIEMSNPLVSGVLPGLGASVEEDELHTQELSPDLVKKSLQHLGARPAGGPPSMPDDGGPATEIAPPPVVQQAMPGQRLSASAEPTPPPAGAPAFGTSPAVPQASGPSPGMTASAAPAGGVDGSHEGPWKLQTNFGLTYEFADNKSLRSWLASREELNGYKLSSGGEFFALSDYPQFSPGGGAAQRSGNYSVASSGAQAPMPGMGPAPTSPAGSGAAPAMTPPGAMPSVPGTAPTPAPSPASPFMTAGMPAVGQKPSATSEREKIDPNAGFRPPSRDSNVLTMVLWGVFGLLGLVAVALGLHLGGIINFPALGGIAPSESVAPSPAPTPAPAPAAEAEAAPAEAAPAPPNPDRRVEVDRILDDARVDIESNRLTSALDRLETARMLDPDRVQIYDMSAQVHEKLGQQDKVEAMREQARKLRSQGGSPPPTME; this is translated from the coding sequence GTGTACCCTGAGGTAGCGGCGGAGCCGGAGCACGAGGCGGATAAGACCTCGATTGCCGCGCGCCCCAATATTCACGAGCTTCTCAACTCGATGAATCAGAACAAGGCCGCCGCACAGAACGCGGCGCCGCCGGTCGAGGATGAGGTCGCCAAGACCGAGGTGATGTCGGGCGCGGAACTTCCGGATTTCTCCTCGATGTTCGGCGATGTCGGTGGCGATCAGACCATTGAGATGTCCAATCCATTGGTCAGCGGCGTATTGCCCGGGCTCGGAGCCTCGGTCGAGGAGGATGAACTCCACACTCAGGAGCTCTCGCCAGACCTCGTAAAGAAGAGCCTGCAGCATCTGGGCGCGCGCCCGGCCGGTGGTCCGCCCTCCATGCCCGATGATGGAGGCCCTGCTACCGAGATTGCGCCTCCTCCTGTGGTGCAACAGGCCATGCCCGGGCAACGCCTCTCGGCCTCGGCTGAGCCCACCCCGCCTCCGGCCGGAGCGCCGGCGTTCGGCACAAGCCCTGCTGTGCCTCAGGCGTCTGGTCCCTCGCCGGGGATGACCGCATCCGCCGCACCCGCCGGCGGGGTTGATGGCAGCCACGAAGGCCCCTGGAAGCTACAGACCAACTTCGGGCTGACCTACGAGTTTGCCGACAACAAGAGCTTGCGCAGCTGGCTTGCCAGCCGCGAAGAGCTCAATGGCTACAAGCTCTCTTCCGGCGGTGAGTTCTTCGCGCTGAGTGATTATCCGCAGTTTTCGCCGGGCGGCGGGGCGGCGCAGCGTTCGGGGAACTACTCCGTGGCCTCTTCCGGGGCCCAGGCTCCGATGCCCGGGATGGGACCTGCTCCGACGAGCCCCGCAGGCTCGGGAGCCGCGCCTGCGATGACGCCTCCCGGTGCGATGCCCTCGGTTCCCGGTACGGCTCCGACTCCGGCACCTTCGCCGGCCTCGCCATTTATGACCGCCGGGATGCCCGCGGTTGGGCAAAAGCCGTCGGCGACCTCAGAACGAGAGAAGATCGACCCGAACGCCGGATTCCGACCTCCTTCACGTGACAGCAACGTGCTCACCATGGTGCTCTGGGGGGTCTTCGGATTGCTCGGGTTGGTCGCGGTTGCTCTGGGGCTTCATCTGGGCGGAATCATCAACTTCCCGGCGCTTGGCGGCATTGCTCCGTCCGAATCGGTGGCGCCATCTCCCGCACCCACACCGGCGCCGGCCCCGGCCGCTGAAGCCGAAGCTGCACCTGCTGAGGCCGCCCCGGCGCCGCCCAATCCTGACCGGCGAGTGGAGGTTGACCGCATCCTCGACGATGCCCGGGTGGATATTGAATCCAACCGTCTTACCTCGGCGCTCGATCGCCTGGAGACCGCGCGCATGCTCGACCCCGATCGTGTTCAGATCTACGACATGAGTGCCCAGGTGCACGAGAAACTTGGTCAGCAGGACAAGGTCGAAGCCATGCGCGAACAGGCCCGTAAGCTGCGTAGTCAGGGCGGCTCGCCACCTCCCACGATGGAGTAA